AATGTAAATCTAATATTTGTTCGGTGTGGGAAAAGTTCGCAAGAAGTATCGGATATTTCTCAAGTACCAAAATTTTATATTGCCCTTACCTTGTTTCtcctttgaaattttgatagcGGTTTGGattcatttttgacattttgccGAGAGTGTGAGTAGAAAAGCACGTCTTTCCCGTCTGCTATTTCAAATTTCGACAATCAGTAGATTTATTTTACATTGAAGTGGTCTCCAGTGCAAAGTATCTAGGGGTAGATATAGCAAATGATCTCTCCTGGAACACACATGTAGATAGAATCacaaacaatgcaaacaaatcaCTGTGTTTCCTACGCAGAAACCTCCTGGtcaaaaaccaaaatattaaagaaacctcCTACAAGACTCTAGTTAGGCCACAACTAGAGTATGCCTCTATGGTATggtcaccacacacacaaagaaacatacataaaatagaaatggtgCAAAGAAGAGCAGCCAGGTGGGTAAAGGGTCAATATTCCTATTATGATGgtgtaacaaacatgttaaatgatcgCAGTTGGCAGACACTCGAGGAAAGGCGGACAATTGCTAGacatttcatgttttacaaaatcgttCATGGTTACGTAGCTATTCCAATCCCTCCGTATCTAGTACAGCCATTGAGACGAACACGTCATATGCACGACCACTCCCTTAggcagatccatacaaacattaatgtttttaagttctctttctttccatacaccgttaccctatggaatcaactgccacccctgatcgttaatcagcctaatcctgaacatttcagacatGCTGTTAACGCATCCCACTACTATTAAGTGACTAAACCCTGattttatcctgattttacttttgttaatacagttttatcttgcactatcttccttttgacatcttactgtcattcttttaacttttattctggcacagacgcgcaccggctagttatacccgaaaggggcgtcaagcagtatacatacatacatacttgATTGCATTGAATATAATCAACGTATGTACATCATTGTACAGACCCGCTAAAAATAACTAACACTGGGATAAATGtcctgtgtatgggtgctttacactgGCATGCTAATGAACCAGGAAAGCTCCTGGAATTGGAATCTTCTGTTTTTTGCACTATCCTCCAACAGACATTACTAACAGTTtcctggaggagtcgcccatatgggttaacAGTGGTGGCTATAAATAGACTTACAAAGACGCAAACAAACACGCTTGCTTATTCAATACGTATTGAGGAAAGAAAGGTTACATTATCTACTGTTTGAGTGTCACCAAAttggtattttatttttgtttatgtgAGAATCAGCTATCATAGATGCATCATTCTACACGTCTCTATGACACTGGCGCAAAACACGCAATGAAAAATACAAGATGTTGGCACAAAACAGGACATCAAATACACTGGAGGTAGGTTTCCGTACCTAGTTTGCTTATGTAATTTAGCCAGAAAACAGATTAGTTTGGTCTATTGaatcaaaaatatatacaacttCTAAAAACCGTAACTATATACAGTGCTAGTTAAACACTAATCATTTCCAtgactttggattttttaatgtatcTTGTTTCTGAGTTAGGCACGTAGTGTTTTACTGAACGCATCgcaatttttatatgaaaagtgcACCTGTAAAATCAAACAAGGGCAATCAAGTACATGATGCACCGACCTTCCATAGGTTCAGTACAATACTGCAGTTTCATTTTCTCTGTAAATGAAACTCCCTCCCATTAAGAAAAAAGTAATGGCTTAAAAACGAGGCGCcccctccgccccccccccccccccccccccccacgatcGTTGCCCTGCCAAATGTCACTCCACCAAATGTAATCCCGCTGAACGTCGTTATGGCACCACGCCGAACGTCGCCTCGTTGAATGTCACCCCACCAAACATCAGCTCGACAAACGTCGCCTCGTCGAGCATCCCCCACCCGGCAAAACGTCACGCAGCCGAATGTCGCCGACCGAACGTCGCCCCACCAAACGTCGTCTTTTAATCAGATTGGAGATAAAAGTTTGTaatagttatgatatatttgtcaGTCCTTAGCGATGTGTACTACTCTTACCCCACTCCCCTGATCCCCAGTTCCCATTCCTCAATCCATCAGTGAGTCCATCAATGACACGATGTGTAATTTTTAAACAACAAGATTGTTTATATGATATAGATACAGGgcaatgtccgtccgtccgtctttccggtTAATTTTCGTCCAAAATACTTTATGCTTTACACAGTAAGATGGATTTTCGCGAGCAAACATAAGATCTCTATgtgcaaggtcaatgtcacacttgactaAGGGGTTGGGCAAGGTTCATGTTCACAAAAATTcatctcactgaggcaaacataaTTTTCCCAATGTAtgacaacaaaaattaaaacagacggatggacgggcATGCGCACGTGCATACGCATATTGTTCTTTATCTGTCTATATGTTATAAAAATCTTGTAATTCAAAAATGTCACTGATAAACTCACTGAAATGTAGACGGTTGGGTTGGTGTAACGGAGTGGGGCAATTTTCTCTGTAATTTTTTAACGCATATAATGATACTAGCCTATAATCATTTAACAAACTATTTAGAAATTTAAGGACGTGCTTGAAGAAAGTACTAAATCAACCGAGATAGTCATCTTTTAATCAAACCTGGTGTAATTGTTTGTGAGTAAAACGCCCAATGTGTAGACTGTGTTCTGAAATCTTTCTCTTGAACTACACCTTTCTACTTGAAACTTTATGTAAACGCAATTAATGCAAAAACTTACATAAGTTCCAAGTATAAGTGATTTACAATAAGAGAAAAAATGCTCTTGATAAATTTCAGTCTTTGCACGTAATGCACATGTTGTAGTGGTTCGGTGTGTGAGGGTTTCGCAAAAATGACGGTATGTTTATCAATTACCAACATTATATTGCCTTTAGCCAGCAGGCAACCCCATTGCTATTTTATTAGGGTTTGAATTCAGAATAAAAACTTAAGTCACCATTCGAAGGCAAAACACATTCACAATGCATCAATTAGactcagaaaaaaaatccgaacaacTTGTGACATGAATGTCCAGCATTACAAACAGACAGCAGATCAAAACCTATGAAAAATAATATGCttgtaaaatcaaataaaaatcataaaaatctaaaatgaaaCTATTCCTTTTTATGAAAGCCCTGACTATATATGGGAACAGAATGACTAACAAACACGATCTTTGCTGAAAACCATGATTTATTTAAATGACCCAATTGCGGCTGATCTCTGAACGGGATATTCTTTTGATAACacctttgttttaaaatgaattacaaCGTATTACGTAATCCAAAATAAGCAAATTAAATTCTGCCTCTATAAACTACTAGTATATTACTTTAACTTGGATTCTGTTATAGTAGAACGAGACATGTTGCAAAATTGACGTTAAAACGATATTATAGTGACCTTTCAAAAACGGACTAGATGGAGGTCACCcgaaaaagggataaaaaccaCCTACAAAATAACCCAGCTACTTTTTAAATGACCCTCATGTTTCAACAATCACGCAACTGGGCAAGGTGTAAATACGGAGGCCTCTGAAAACGTAACCAGATTTATATAAACTAAGTGTTCTTCAGAAGTCTAAGGCAAAATGTTGCACTCTGCTATTAATGCGTTTGTTCTTTTGTTTCTTATAAATAGGGTCAATGTTACTTTGGCTACAGAACCagtatgttcaaaatttgattaTGAAGAAAAGCttttagaaaaagttattagacaaGAAATTAAGGTAGAAACAATGGAAAGTGAAATAGTGAAAACTCAAGATTCTGTCTTGAGCactttaaacgaaataaataaGAAAGTTGTCGATATCAACGACAGATTTGAAGACCTGAGAAATAATATCACGGAAGAGATGATTGCAAAAACTAAGGATTTAGAGAAGAAAGAGGGTAATGTACTTTTGTTTTATGCCATGGAACACGCGTTCGCGAAGCTTTTTAAGAAAATCTTAATCTAAACCTATCAGACAGAAAtgtaaaattggaaatattttCATCTAAAATTTCTTGATTCAATTTCAAATAAGGATATAACTTTGTGTAAATGACATTTTTGTTCCTTGAAAGAGTAAAAGATACCACATTTATCAGGCTGcattttagattatatttttcaGTTCGGAGTTTTTCGTAACAGGGAACTTCGTTAATTTACTTTTAGATACATGTtggaaatataaatattatacagCATGTAAAAAAACTCAAATGGTGGCATTAGAAACCTTtaaattctacaaaatatattgACCAATTTAAAATTTGTTGTCGGAAATCCATTTTGATCGGgtattttctatttattcattTGGGCACAAACCTTTTTTTGTGAATTGCAGTCATGGATTTATACGTTAGACTCTTACCATATTTTACTTATGTTCatgtaaatgtataaattatgtaatatttttaccTCCTATTTGATGCACGTTTTCCGTAACAAAACTCTATTACAATgccatttatattttttatatttttctaaggAATTAGGAACTCTTTTAATTGTCAAACTATTTTTGATCAATTAATCATGGCATCATGAACGCTTTTGATATACTATCTTACATTGAAAATTTCAGccatttataattcaatttttctttaactttaaatttttgtttatgaaTTGGTTGTTATTACACTGTCACGATAATAGCAACATTTCCATGCCAGAATGCGTAAATATTGTTTTCGAAATTGTAATTTTACACTGGGATCAATACATTTTGGGCGTAAAGTTTACTTCAGTGAATGTGTTTTAAAAGTTCGAAATAACACTACTACCATCCTCGGAGACCTCTCGAATGATGTATAGTCTACATCCAGATCTTGCAAAACATAACCGCAATTCACGAAAACCCTGTTACGGATTATACGGCTCGTACAGTAGGGAGTTTCTATGATAATTTGTAAAACgctaaaaaataacaatatttaaccGTTCAAATGGCTCTGCTGTCacaaaacatatttaactaaaaagcaatattttttttttggttacagAACTCTTCAAGAATTTAATTGAAGAACTACAAGCAAATTTCACGAGCGACACGGAAAATCAAAGAAAGGCTATTACTGACCGTCAAGGTAATGTTTCTGTTTCGAATGATATGATTGTATGTATGTAAATATCTTAAGTTCTATAAAAGACAATAGAACATGCAATTTCAAATGATGATTTAACTCTTTGTATTGAGGGGATAGGGATTGGTGGCTGAGTGGTAAATGTCAACTTGATGATACGAATCACTTGTCCCTAACCGCTGTGGGTTCGATACAACGTtcggggtgtaaaattctttcatgtgaggaagtcaccAAGCTAGGTTTGTGGTTTTATCCAAGTATCCGCCAGTGCAAAAATTggtgcacgaaggggcacctggaaTCTTCTGCTAGAAAGACGCCgtatgttatataattatatcggAGTGACGTTAAACATAATCTATATGCAATGAACCGTTGTGTTCCGTAGCCATATTACTACCAGAATAtgtgaaaagtaaaaaatgcaagaaaacaatacatctttttttttttcagaccggcttattgttttctttttttttaatttatattgaccagtttaaaatttgttgtcattttttttgtttgtttcttactAAATGTACATGATATCTTAGTTATGTCtacataaatgtaaaaaaatcataaaatttagcaaataatttactgaaaaaattgACCCATATGTTTTTTGGTAATATaattgaaaagaatgaaaaaatgaaatttaacattcAAAAGGACAAATaagtaatttgaaataattatgattACAGAATTTTTCAAGAATTTATTTGATGAACTACGAACGAATTTCACGAACGACATGGAGAATCAAAGAAACGCTCTTACTGACCTGAAAGGTAATTTCTTTCTTACAAATGACGAAATGCATGTCCCATATGGAAAAGTTTACTtcgaagctctagggtagagtagagaccgactctGTAATCGATAACCCACTtcgtaccttccctgttgaagagctgTAGTCTGCAAACTCCACGGAGAGGTAGGGTTTACTAGTTCCTTGTTTTTCATCACAGCGTTCGATATGCAGAGAAAAGGGTTTTACATTTTTCCAGGGCCCAATGTTTTATTGGtcggttactttactggtgggagtaagtatcatttacacaacagcctaccctttcctagagctccgatgtgaacttaccctATTTTCACATTGCCACGTTCATGGATTTGTTTAGTGCTCTGATTGGTAATTGAGCGTTCTGTTTACTGAACAAGTAATCACTCGAGTCTCAATCAATTTGTAAATGTAGTCATCctttttttataactgaaaataaatgcaatacatatcataaattttcatgtgaaaagTAAAAATCGTGACATGAACTTTATAACACGGCTATTATGAAATTGGCTTTATCTGGAATGTTGTATTCGCCGCgggtggattttgccaggcccgGATATAACACGTTGCGCACATATTTCCTGTTTTTCTCTGAACGAAAAACGATTAGAACTCGAAAATCTGCAAAAAAGAATCATTTATTTACCGTATATGGATAGGAATGAAAGTAGTACGGACACAGGCAAATTATGGAATCGGATTTCCACCTAGTACAATACggattttgatttcttttaatttgttttttatttgtgcaAAGCAGTTATAAAATCTATaacaagatcctttggaagcacagaacgcatTAAGAGGTGTTGAAATATGTAACATCCCTCACCAACGCCCCATAGCTACTGTCTAAAggtacagtcacacatacggatatgtccgtgctttgaggtacggtgcggatgggattgatCTTTGGGGTAGGGGACACGGATAAGAACGGAGCAGAACGTCTTAGTACGGGGGAAATGGTGGGGAACGGGGAACAAAAATAATACAAGGCGCGAATAAAATCCCAGttacacatacggcgcggatagctacatcTTGCCACGGATAAATATGTAGTAATCCGTATTGATTCGTAGCTGCGCCGTACCTCAAAATCCGTATCAATCAATCGTAGCCAACAATtagtcaaaacgtattcaagacttatcctaaacttgcaagtttctccaacttttaaacatgcatattcat
The genomic region above belongs to Mercenaria mercenaria strain notata chromosome 12, MADL_Memer_1, whole genome shotgun sequence and contains:
- the LOC128546140 gene encoding heavy metal-binding protein HIP-like, translated to MLHSAINAFVLLFLINRVNVTLATEPVCSKFDYEEKLLEKVIRQEIKVETMESEIVKTQDSVLSTLNEINKKVVDINDRFEDLRNNITEEMIAKTKDLEKKEELFKNLIEELQANFTSDTENQRKAITDRQEFFKNLFDELRTNFTNDMENQRNALTDLKEEIASPSVAFYAHHVTDLVLDVTHEIIVFDTIITKEGSGYDTSTGIFTAPVGGLYQFTVHVCALTETYSVVGLSLTGKVVAAATNYDRDHYICSSVGAVVRMNSGEQIWVKCTSGSSTYRLYQDNYRMNTFSGILLNK